Within Bdellovibrio sp. ArHS, the genomic segment AGCCAAAAAAATGGCTGACGAAGGGATTCGCATCTTTTCTTTGGCCTATGGAACTGAAAAAGGTGGCGCCATTCCGGTTCGCGATGGCATGGGATTTTTGAAAGGCTATAAAAAGGACCGCGAGGGCCAAACAGTGATCACCACGGTAAAGGGAGAGGCACTCAGAGCCTTAGCCGAAGCGGGTAAAGGAAGTTTTTACTTTGCGACATTCGGTGGCGACCAAACAAAACTCTTAGTTGAAGACATCGGCAAATTAGAAAGAACGCAATTTGATTCGACGATGGCGGTTCAGTATGAAGAGCGCTTTCAATTGATCTTGTTTATGGGCATTTTACTGGCTCTTTTTGAAATCTTTCTGGGGGAACGCAGAAACTCTTTCCGCTTCTGGAAAGGACGTTATGAGGTGCCCCCACAATGATCCAGATTCATCGTTTTACAATTGTGCTTGTGTTGATTGCAGCTTCGGGATGTGGACCGGGGCGGCCGCATTTACAAACTTTGCAGCTTAATCGCGAAGGAAATAAGCAGATTCAGGCGCAGGCGTACGGACCCGCGATGGATAAATATCTTGAAGCTTTGCGATTTGATCCCTTCGTGGGGCAGTTGCATTTGAATCTAGGACTGAGCTTTGAGGGCTTGCAACAGGCGGAAAAGGCTTTGCAGTCTTATCAAGAGGCGGAAAACCTGGCCGTCCTGGAAAACCGTCCGGAGCTTATTTTTATGTCGCGCTTTAATCGGGCGCAGCTTTTAGGCAAGGCCAAACGAGTCGACGAGGCCTTGGCGGTTTATCAAAAAGCTTTGGAAGTTATTCCCTCGTCGAACGAAGTAAAAACAAATATTGAACTTCTGACTCAGTCGCAACAGGGACAGAGTGGAGATAACAAACAAGACCAACAAAATCAGCAGGGCGACCAAAATCAACAGCAGCAGAAAAATCAGGACGGCAAAGATCAAAAGGATAAAGATCAGAAAGATCAAGAGCCTCAGGATGATAAAAAACAAGTGCAGCAGTCGCCGAAATACAAGCCGCGTCCCTTCCAGGGCAAAGAGCTTTCAGAAGCTGATGTAAAAAAGATTCTGGGCGAATTGAAACAGCAGGAAGAAAAAATCCGCGCTGAATACAATCGCAAAGAAGTCAAGGAGCAGCCTCGTGACAAAGACTGGTAATTTCCTGTTCTTTCTTATTTTCCTTATTTTTGGATTTTTTGCTCAAGCGACACCGACGGTGCAGGCCACGGTCGATCGCAACGAGGTGGGACTGACGGACACTTTCACGGTGACGGTTTCGATCGTTTCGACCGACGATCACACTATTGCAGAGCCGCGTATTCCGGATCTGGATGGCTTTGAACTTTTGAATAACTCGCAGTCCACAGCCGTGGCACAGAAGCTGGTCAATACTCCTCAGGGGATGCAGTTTGAAACGCAAAGAAGAAAAGAGTTTCACTACATCATGGGGCCGAAACGAACTGGTACCCTCAGCGTGGATTCCTTTGAAGTGATCGTGGATGGGAAGGTCTATCGTACCAAGCCGATCCTGGTTAAAGTGAGTGAACAAGGCTCAGGACAAAATCGCCCCAAGCGCCCGTCGCAGAATCCCGCTTTTGAAGACCCTTTCGAAGCCATGGATCAAGCGGATGAAGAAATCTTCAATCAACTTCTCAAACAACGTCAAAGATTGTTGCAGCAACAGATGGGGCAATTTCCTGACGACACCAATTGGCCGCCTCGGGCGACCGGATTGCCGGAAGCGGCCTTCCGCAGCCTGCCGACCAATCCGAATGAAGCCTTTTTCATATCGGTGGAAGTTGATAAGACCGAAGTTTATGAGGGCGAACAGGTTACAGTGAACTGGTATATCTATACGCGGGGACAAATGGAAACTTTGGATCGTTTGAAGTTTCCAAGTCTGAAAGGCTTCTGGAAGGAAATTATCGAGGAGGTCCCGTCAATTCAGTTCACTGAAGAAGTAGTGAACGGGGTGCCATGGAAGAAGGCTTTGTTGGCATCGCATGCGCTGTTCCCGATTAAACCAGGGCGCGCGGTCATTGATGAATATAAAATCAAATCTCGCGTCAGAACTTTGTCACAGGGACTAGGTGGTTTTTATGGCCGTCCTTACGAATACACGAAAAGTTCCGCACGCGTGGATATCAAAGTAAAACCACTTCCGACAGAAGGACGGCCTTCTGACTTCACGGGGGCGGTGGGCCAATTTGAAGTGCATGCGAGCGTCGAAAATCAAACGACGCCCGTGAATCAACCGGTCAGTTTGAAAGTGCGCTTTGAGGGCGCAGGCAATGCCAAAGTGATTGATCTTCCGGCCATTGCGTGGCCAACCGGGCTTGAACAGTATGATACCAAGTCAGAATCCAAGTTCTTTAAAAACGGACGAAGTTATAAAGAATTTGAAGTGTTGGTCATTCCCCGTCAAGAAGGCGACATGGTGATCCCGGCCTTGAGCGTATCCATGTTTGATCCGCAGGCGAATAAATACTATACGCGAACAACACAGCCCATCACCTTGAAGGTCGTGAACAATCCGAACGCGCCGGTA encodes:
- a CDS encoding tetratricopeptide repeat protein codes for the protein MIQIHRFTIVLVLIAASGCGPGRPHLQTLQLNREGNKQIQAQAYGPAMDKYLEALRFDPFVGQLHLNLGLSFEGLQQAEKALQSYQEAENLAVLENRPELIFMSRFNRAQLLGKAKRVDEALAVYQKALEVIPSSNEVKTNIELLTQSQQGQSGDNKQDQQNQQGDQNQQQQKNQDGKDQKDKDQKDQEPQDDKKQVQQSPKYKPRPFQGKELSEADVKKILGELKQQEEKIRAEYNRKEVKEQPRDKDW
- a CDS encoding BatD family protein, encoding MTKTGNFLFFLIFLIFGFFAQATPTVQATVDRNEVGLTDTFTVTVSIVSTDDHTIAEPRIPDLDGFELLNNSQSTAVAQKLVNTPQGMQFETQRRKEFHYIMGPKRTGTLSVDSFEVIVDGKVYRTKPILVKVSEQGSGQNRPKRPSQNPAFEDPFEAMDQADEEIFNQLLKQRQRLLQQQMGQFPDDTNWPPRATGLPEAAFRSLPTNPNEAFFISVEVDKTEVYEGEQVTVNWYIYTRGQMETLDRLKFPSLKGFWKEIIEEVPSIQFTEEVVNGVPWKKALLASHALFPIKPGRAVIDEYKIKSRVRTLSQGLGGFYGRPYEYTKSSARVDIKVKPLPTEGRPSDFTGAVGQFEVHASVENQTTPVNQPVSLKVRFEGAGNAKVIDLPAIAWPTGLEQYDTKSESKFFKNGRSYKEFEVLVIPRQEGDMVIPALSVSMFDPQANKYYTRTTQPITLKVVNNPNAPVGSSSRLADGKTSAKSTIMENKLPNPVMSWAPATEAHVLYRPWLWMVVYGAMALGLLVKAQKEFGWGRRRRTLKELVNKRYKQVDGALSKNDYRKVGVEMTNIFYLVLGEVAGEGGASQEIERLLALMPPSLRRDHGDEIAKNFEIFQTMSFAPEEMLGALKDSSSMKVNVEKAKKIISSVIAAVEAK